In the genome of Halictus rubicundus isolate RS-2024b chromosome 9, iyHalRubi1_principal, whole genome shotgun sequence, one region contains:
- the LOC143356946 gene encoding ZZ-type zinc finger-containing protein 3-like, translating to MEDEEEKKCEDEEPGEFYFESDHLALKGNKDYTTLLKTIVILEAQRVQAIEDLDKLLSIRSKALKDPISFVAQIQNGELPELPGPQKIAEIPYIDWSQYNIAVPDMRMRPQTRHGHVLPSVQTKTEQENGKILVRGRAFDESKPETFNQLWTVEEQKRLEELLIEYPPEEVEMRRWTKIANALGNRTPKQVSSRVQKYFIKLLRAGLPIPGRGPKMKLDAKKGVGHRHQRTNYSLFRRSTFFPHQDMSFTMPDESKEQTVTEESEDDAGNSIIEDNPELRHIELLRQVKIEKEESSSAAYKHVGYKCALCGEEPLTGTRWHCMECQDGMDLCSDCAVAQLEAEKPLHDPLHRLISIKPPQYSRSYDLDYFPQSFSNSSYNYLDPNFLPE from the exons ATGGAAGATGAAGAGGAAAAGAAATGCGAGGACGAGGAGCCCggtgaattttatttcgaatcgGATCACTTAGCGCTGAAGGGGAACAAGGATTACACTACCCTTTTGAAAACGATTGTTATTCTCGAAGCTCAACGTGTCCAGGCTATAGAAGATCTGGACAAATTGCTGTCTATCCGTTCGAAAGCATTAAAGGATCCAATATCGTTCGTAGCACAGATTCAGAATGGCGAACTTCCAGAATTACCAGGACCGCAGAAAATCGCGGAAATTCCTTACATTGACTGGTCGCAATATAACATAGCTGTACCTGATATGCGTATGAGGCCACAGACCAGGCATGGACACGTCTTGCCCAGCGTGCAAACAAAGACCGAACAGGAAAATGGAAAG ATTCTAGTAAGAGGACGCGCTTTCGATGAAAGCAAACCTGAAACGTTTAATCAATTATGGACGGTGGAGGAACAGAAAAGATTAGAAGAGTTACTGATAGAATATCCACCGGAAGAAGTAGAAATGAGACGGTGGACCAAAATAGCTAATGCTTTAG GCAATAGAACACCGAAACAAGTTTCTAGTAGGGTCCAAAAGTACTTTATAAAACTGTTGAGAGCCGGGTTACCTATTCCTGGTCGTGGGCCTAAAATGAAATTGGATGCTAAGAAAGGTGTAGGTCACAGGCATCAACGTACTAACTATTCCTTGTTTAGAAGATCTACATTTTTCCCACATCAAGATATGTCTTTCACAATGCCTGACGAGAGTAAAGAACAAACAGTTACAGAGGAATCT GAGGATGATGCTGGGAACAGTATTATCGAAGATAATCCAGAGCTGAGGCACATAGAATTGTTGAGACAAGTGAAAATCGAGAAAGAGGAGAGCTCTTCTGCAGCATACAAACACGTTGGATACAAG tgCGCATTGTGTGGGGAAGAGCCTTTAACAGGCACAAGGTGGCATTGCATGGAATGCCAAGATGGAATGGATTTATGCAGTGATTGTGCAGTAGCACAGTTGGAAGCTGAAAAACCATTACACGACCCATTACATAGACTGATTTCTATAAAGCCGCCACAGTATAGTAGAAGTTATGATTTAGATTACTTTCCACAAAGTTTTAGTAATTCTTCATACAATTACTTAGATCCGAATTTTTTACCCGAATAG
- the LOC143356947 gene encoding queuine tRNA-ribosyltransferase accessory subunit 2 codes for MKFFTNTVNSCTARVGTLTDFERAPTLCFETPLPLIYTKGGVVPHLTNEVFEMITTEPQFLSVSLPSTMLMSEALKEIGISFAEFVSMQKHINFLSITDPADVTRSGFQKLDTIAVWSRGGRHIMSADSYMDVVEIFKPDCYVALCDGDTNMNSTRKRVKKAVSRSNTMFEQCLFRHSKSESLKSTGLLAAVEGGYDVDARLESIDYLKDKPVIGYVIDGLHNNGPDVQNISMETIEEIVKQTISLLPNEKLRVSMGCWNPLTVLNLIELGVDIFDTSYPYVAAQNGEALTFLCDHNTCNNVSRVISFKEKRYKEDFSPICSNCECLTCKNHTRAYIHHLQNTKELLLGILLMIHNIHQYLEFFKVIRENIKNGTLDKYKQKIALKF; via the exons ATGAAATTCTTCACTAACACGGTAAATTCTTGTACCGCTCGTGTTGGCACGTTGACGGATTTCGAAAGGGCTCCTACGCTTTGCTTTGAAACTCCACTTCCTCTTATTTATACGAAG GGAGGCGTTGTGCCGCATTTAACAAACGAAGTTTTCGAGATGATCACCACAGAACCACAATTTCTGTCCGTTTCGTTACCTTCAACTATGTTAATGTCTGAAGCATTGAAAGAGATTGGTATTAGTTTTGCAGAGTTTGTCAGTATGCAG AAACACATAAATTTTCTCTCGATTACCGATCCAGCTGACGTAACACGTTCAGGCTTCCAAAAACTTGATACCATTGCTGTGTGGTCCAGAGGTGGAAGACACATAATGTCAGCAGATTCATATATGGATGtggttgaaatatttaaaccagATTGCTATGTTGCTTTATGCGACGGGGACACTAATATGAATAGTACAAGAAAAAGAGTTAAAAAAGCTGTTAGTCGTAGTAATACAATGTTCGAACAATGTTTATTTAGACATAGCAAGTCTGAAAGTTTGAAGTCAACAGGATTATTAGCTGCTGTTGAAGGTGGCTATGATGTAGATGCGAGATTAGAATCAATTGATTATTTAAAAGACAAGCCTgtgataggatatgtaatagaCGGATTGCATAACAATGGACCagatgtacaaaatatttcaatgGAGACAATTGAGGAGATAGTAAAACAGACCATT AGCCTCTTGCCAAATGAAAAACTGAGGGTGTCAATGGGATGCTGGAATCCACTAACAGTATTAAATCTTATTGAATTAGGTGTAGATATATTTGATACGTCGTATCCTTATGTTGCTGCACAGAATGGAGAAGCTCTAACGTTTTTGTGTGATCACAATACCTGTAATAACGTATCACGCGTAATATCGTTCAAAGAGAAAAG GTATAAGGAAGACTTTTCTCCAATATGCTCTAACTGTGAATGTCTTACATGCAAAAATCACACTAGAGCCTACATACACCATTTGCAAAATACTAAAGAATTGCTTCTTGGAATATTATTAATGAT ACACAACATTCATCAGTATCTTGAATTCTTTAAAGTTATtcgagaaaatataaaaaatggcACGCTTGACAAGTACAAACAAAAAATtgctttaaaattttaa